One Pseudomonas muyukensis DNA segment encodes these proteins:
- the cprA gene encoding cationic peptide resistance protein CprA (CprA (cationic peptide resistance A) is an SDR family oxidoreductase by homology) codes for MNAPAISATITFIPPHECILLTGATGFLGGSVAAQLIASGHGPGLLFLVRAQTPEQGLQRLRDNLRQHGVSAAQSRALSEQQIILGDFLDTAWLARETPRLMQVDRVINCAAVASFSKNPTIWPVNVEGTFAFAQVLSRSPRLKRFLHVGTAMCCGPQRESPISESWEFPEAEQQLVDYTASKAEIEQRMRQALPTLPLVVARPSIVVGHRSLGCQASGSIFWVFRMGFALESFTCGLDEQIDVIPVDYCAEALIGLTLKPALGHDLYHISAGHGSACTFAEIDEAFALANGAQPVGERYRKVEPDDLKSLASSFATRIGPANPRLVLRALRLYSGFADLNYLFDNSRLLEEGIAVPPRFTDYLDVCVKSSSGVSIATQMQADFK; via the coding sequence ATGAACGCCCCCGCCATTAGTGCGACCATCACCTTCATCCCACCGCACGAATGCATTCTGCTGACGGGCGCCACCGGCTTTCTCGGGGGCTCGGTGGCCGCCCAACTGATCGCCAGTGGCCATGGCCCGGGCCTGCTCTTCCTGGTCCGCGCGCAAACGCCTGAGCAAGGCCTGCAACGCCTGCGCGACAACCTGCGCCAACACGGTGTCAGCGCAGCCCAGAGCAGGGCCCTGAGCGAGCAGCAGATCATCCTCGGCGACTTCCTCGACACCGCCTGGCTGGCTCGCGAAACCCCGCGCCTGATGCAAGTCGACCGGGTAATCAACTGCGCCGCGGTGGCCTCGTTCTCGAAGAACCCGACCATCTGGCCGGTCAACGTCGAAGGTACCTTCGCCTTTGCCCAGGTGCTCAGCCGCTCGCCACGCCTCAAGCGCTTCCTGCATGTCGGTACCGCCATGTGCTGTGGCCCACAGCGCGAATCGCCGATCAGCGAATCCTGGGAATTCCCCGAGGCCGAGCAGCAACTGGTGGACTACACCGCGTCCAAGGCCGAGATCGAGCAGCGCATGCGCCAAGCGCTGCCCACCCTGCCGCTGGTGGTGGCGCGCCCCTCCATCGTGGTCGGCCACCGCAGCCTGGGCTGCCAAGCCTCGGGCAGCATCTTCTGGGTATTTCGCATGGGCTTTGCCCTGGAAAGCTTCACCTGCGGCCTGGACGAGCAAATCGACGTGATCCCGGTGGACTACTGCGCCGAGGCGCTGATCGGGCTGACGCTCAAGCCGGCGCTGGGCCATGACCTGTACCACATCTCCGCCGGCCATGGCTCGGCCTGCACCTTCGCCGAGATCGACGAGGCCTTTGCCCTGGCCAACGGCGCCCAACCGGTAGGCGAGCGCTACCGCAAGGTCGAGCCGGACGACCTCAAGTCCCTGGCCAGCAGCTTCGCAACCCGCATCGGCCCGGCCAACCCACGCCTGGTGCTGCGTGCGCTGCGCCTGTACAGCGGCTTCGCCGACCTCAACTACCTGTTCGACAACAGCCGCCTGCTCGAAGAAGGCATCGCGGTGCCGCCGCGCTTCACCGACTACCTGGATGTCTGCGTGAAGTCCTCCAGCGGGGTGAGCATCGCCACGCAGATGCAGGCGGATTTCAAGTAA